From a region of the Cherax quadricarinatus isolate ZL_2023a chromosome 32, ASM3850222v1, whole genome shotgun sequence genome:
- the LOC138853524 gene encoding LOW QUALITY PROTEIN: ras-interacting protein RIP3-like (The sequence of the model RefSeq protein was modified relative to this genomic sequence to represent the inferred CDS: inserted 3 bases in 2 codons): protein QQQQQQQQQQQQQQQQQQQQQQQQQQQQQQQQQQQQQQQQQQQQQQQQQQQQQQQQQQQQQQQQQQQQQQQQQQQQQQQQQQQQQQQQQQQQQQQQQQQQQQQQQQQQQQQKQXTAAATAAAATTAATTTAATAATAAAAATTAAAATAAAAAAAAATAAAATTTTTAATTAAATTTTAAAQQQQQQQQQQQQQQQQQQQQQQQQQQQQQQQQQQQQQQQQQQQQQQQQHQHQQHYKPGYDSAHCSSSNSSNSSNSSSSNSSNSSNSSNSSSSSSSSSNSSNSSTSTSNITSQATTLHTAAAATAAAATAATAAAATAAAAAAAAATAAAAAAAATAATAATAATTAAAAPAAAXQQQQQQQQQQQQQQQQQQQQQQQQQQQQQQQQQQQQQQQQQQQQQQQQQQQQQQQQQQQQQQQQQQQQQQQQQHQQQHQQHQQQQQQQQQQQQHQQHYKPGYDSQQQQQQQQHQQQHQQHYKPGYDSAHCSNSNSSSTSSTSTSSSTSNITSQATTLHTAAAATATAAAPAAPAPAAAPATLQARLRLCTLQQQQQQQQQHQQHQHQPLQQQQQQQQQHQQHQHQQQHQQHYKPGYDSAHCSSSNSNNSSTSSSSSSNSSSNITSQATTLHTAAAAAAPATTLHTAAAATATAAAPAAPAPAAAPATLQARLRLCTLQQQQQQKQQHQQHQHQQQHQQQQQQQQQQQHQQHQHQQHYKPGYDSAHCCHRLKYMTTILLTHYTFTLPASL from the exons cagcagcagcaacaacagcagcagcagcagcagcagcagcaacaacagcagcagcaacaacagcagcagcagcaacagcagcagcagcagcagcagcagcagcagcagcaacagcagcagcagcagcagcagcagcagcagcaacaacagcagcagcagcagcagcagcaacaacagcagcagcaacagcagcaacagcagcagcagcagcagcagcaacagcagcagcagcaacagcagcagcagcagcagcagcagcagcagcagcagcaacaacagcagcagcagcagcagcagcagcaacaacaacagcagcagcaacagcagcaacagaagc caacagcagcagcaacagcagcagcagcaacaacagcagcaacaacaacagcagcaacagcagcaacagcagcagcagcagcaacaacagcagcagcagcaacagcagcagcagcagcagcagcagcagcaacagcagcagcagcaacaacaacaacaacagcagcaacaacagcagcagcaacaacaacaacagcagcagca cagcagcaacagcaacaacaacaacagcagcagcaacagcaacaacaacaacagcagcagcaacagcaacaacaacaacagcagcagcaa cagcagcagcaacagcagcaacaacagcagcagcagcaacagcagcaacagcagcaccagcaccagcaacattacAAGCCAGGCTACGACTCtgcacactgcagcagcagcaacagcagcaacagcagcaacagcagcagcagcaacagcagcaacagcagcaacagcagcaacagcagcagcagcagcagcagcagcagcaacagcagcaacagcagcaccagcaccagcaacattacAAGCCAGGCTACGACTCtgcacactgcagcagcagcaacagcagcagcagcaacagcagcaacagcagcagcagcaacagcagcagcagcagcagcagcagcagcaacagcagcagcagcagcagcagcagcaacagcagcaacagcagcaacagcagcaacaacagcagcagcagcaccagcagcagc acagcagcaacagcagcagcagcaacagcagcaacaacagcagcagcagcagcaacagcagcagcagcagcagcagcagcagcagcaacagcagcagcagcagcaacagcagcagcagcagcaacagcagcagcagcaacagcagcaacaacagcagcagcaacagcagcaacaacagcagcagcagcagcagcagcagcagcagcagcaacagcagcagcaccagcagcagcaccagcagcaccagcagcagcaacaacaacagcagcagcaacagcagcaccagcaacattacAAGCCAGGCTACGACTCt cagcagcaacagcaacagcagcagcaccagcagcagcaccagcaacattacAAGCCAGGCTACGACTCTGcacactgcagcaacagcaacagcagcagcaccagcagcaccagcaccagcagcagcaccagcaacattacAAGCCAGGCTACGACTCtgcacactgcagcagcagcaacagcaacagcagcagcaccagcagcaccagcaccagcagcagcaccagcaacattacAAGCCAGGCTACGACTCtgcacactgcagcagcagcaacagcaacagcagcagcaccagcagcaccagcaccagc cactgcagcagcagcaacagcaacaacagcagcaccagcagcaccagcaccagcagcagcaccagcaacattacAAGCCAGGCTACGACTCtgcacactgcagcagcagcaacagcaacaacagcagcaccagcagcagcagcagcagcaacagcagcagcaacattacaagccAGGCTACGACTCtgcacactgcagcagcagcagcagcacca GCTACGACTCtgcacactgcagcagcagcaacagcaacagcagcagcaccagcagcaccagcaccagcagcagcaccagcaacattacAAGCCAGGCTACGACTCtgcacactgcagcagcagcaacagcaaaagcagcagcaccagcagcaccagcaccagcagcagcaccagcaacaacagcagcagcagcagcaacagcagcaccagcagcaccagcaccagcaacattacAAGCCAGGCTACGACTCTGCACACTGCTGTCACCGTCTCAAATACATGACAACAATATTGTTAACTCATTACACATTTACTCTGCCAGCTAGTTTATAA